From Rhodothermales bacterium, one genomic window encodes:
- a CDS encoding tetratricopeptide repeat protein, producing MSMFDFGYDDLEDSDENFSVHDLVQAYEQEGGRAYFDSDALEEIATFYFEQGRFADALGAIDRILETQPYSSDAWMRRGILLNNMNRHTDAMAAYEKALTLNPSDPETIINLGITLDSLGRTDEALTAYQNALEIDPLNEDALFNRGVTLERADALEEAINAFYACVELNPDHPEVWYELGYCYDRLAQDEKSLECYDRHIEIDPYSYDAWYNRGIVLNRMSRFEDAVQSYDMALVINDEFASAYYNKGNALANLGDLRGAIESYQHVIELEDGDAATFYNIALAYEELQEFPEAIGFFEKALLKDPQYAEAWYGMGCCFDAQERFFEALDFYQKAVHLSPRSSELWYAKADCEYNAGLLDDALESYETVVRMDPVNREAWLDYAETLFEAQRLEDALNAYNNALTLEPNHAGSYFQQAKALFALGRPEESIRSLKRAFSLDPKKKEEFRQTYPELYRDARIRRELGLDS from the coding sequence ATGAGTATGTTCGATTTCGGCTACGACGACCTCGAAGACTCGGATGAAAACTTCAGCGTGCACGACCTGGTTCAGGCTTACGAGCAGGAGGGGGGGCGTGCCTACTTTGATTCCGACGCGCTGGAAGAAATCGCCACCTTTTACTTCGAACAGGGGCGATTTGCAGATGCTCTGGGCGCGATAGATCGCATTCTGGAGACCCAGCCCTATTCCTCGGACGCCTGGATGCGCCGCGGCATCTTGCTGAACAATATGAACCGCCACACCGATGCGATGGCGGCATACGAAAAGGCGCTCACGCTCAATCCGTCCGATCCCGAAACGATCATCAACCTGGGCATCACGCTCGATAGCCTGGGGCGCACGGACGAGGCGCTGACCGCCTACCAGAACGCCCTCGAAATCGACCCTCTGAATGAGGATGCGCTGTTCAACCGGGGCGTTACGCTGGAACGCGCGGATGCGCTCGAAGAAGCGATCAACGCCTTTTACGCCTGCGTCGAGCTCAACCCGGATCATCCCGAGGTGTGGTACGAACTCGGCTACTGCTACGATCGCCTGGCCCAGGACGAAAAAAGCCTCGAGTGCTACGATCGCCATATCGAGATCGACCCCTATTCGTACGACGCCTGGTATAATCGAGGCATCGTACTGAACCGCATGAGCCGGTTCGAGGACGCTGTGCAGTCCTACGACATGGCGCTGGTGATCAACGACGAGTTTGCGTCCGCCTATTACAATAAAGGCAATGCCCTGGCGAATCTGGGGGATCTGCGCGGCGCCATCGAAAGCTATCAGCACGTCATCGAACTCGAAGACGGCGACGCGGCGACGTTCTACAACATCGCGCTGGCGTACGAGGAGCTCCAGGAATTTCCCGAGGCGATAGGCTTTTTTGAAAAGGCCCTGCTCAAGGATCCACAGTATGCCGAGGCCTGGTATGGCATGGGATGCTGTTTCGATGCCCAGGAACGCTTCTTCGAGGCCCTCGATTTCTACCAGAAGGCGGTCCATCTCAGCCCCCGATCTTCTGAGTTGTGGTACGCCAAGGCCGATTGCGAATACAACGCCGGCCTGCTCGACGACGCCCTCGAATCCTACGAGACGGTCGTCCGGATGGACCCGGTCAATCGCGAAGCCTGGCTGGATTATGCGGAGACGCTCTTCGAGGCGCAGCGCCTGGAAGATGCGCTCAATGCCTACAACAACGCCTTGACGCTCGAGCCCAATCACGCCGGCTCGTACTTCCAGCAAGCCAAAGCGCTCTTTGCGCTGGGCCGACCGGAGGAAAGCATCCGCTCGCTCAAGCGGGCCTTCTCACTCGATCCGAAGAAGAAAGAAGAATTCCGCCAGACCTACCCTGAGTTGTACCGCGACGCACGCATCCGGCGCGAACTCGGTCTCGACAGCTGA
- the tmk gene encoding dTMP kinase, whose protein sequence is MLISFEGIDGSGKSTQALRLKQRLEDAGRQVLLVREPGGTALSERVRQVLLDPALHVDPLAELLLFSAARAQLVRECIMPALADKQVVVCDRFFDSTTVYQGAGRGLDQDGWIAAFNRRVTSGLVPARTYLVDLDPEEAAARQMARDGQAGRDRMERASGEFYQRVVTAYRRLAAEEPARWVVIDGRLSIEAIHDIIWSDFVTLAAARNTPEQ, encoded by the coding sequence ATGTTGATAAGTTTCGAGGGGATCGACGGGAGCGGCAAAAGCACCCAGGCGCTGCGTCTGAAGCAACGGCTCGAGGACGCGGGCCGGCAGGTGCTCCTCGTGCGCGAGCCGGGGGGAACGGCGTTGTCGGAGCGGGTCCGTCAGGTGCTGCTGGACCCTGCCCTGCATGTCGACCCCCTCGCGGAGCTTCTCCTGTTTTCCGCCGCGCGGGCCCAGCTGGTGCGTGAGTGCATCATGCCGGCACTCGCCGATAAGCAGGTCGTCGTGTGCGACCGGTTCTTTGACTCTACAACCGTCTATCAGGGGGCCGGCCGCGGACTCGACCAGGATGGCTGGATCGCGGCCTTCAATCGGCGGGTCACGAGCGGCCTCGTGCCGGCTCGGACCTATCTGGTGGATCTGGATCCGGAGGAAGCCGCCGCCCGTCAGATGGCCCGCGACGGCCAGGCCGGGCGCGACCGGATGGAGCGGGCCTCGGGGGAATTCTACCAGCGGGTGGTGACGGCGTATCGACGGCTGGCGGCGGAGGAGCCGGCGCGTTGGGTCGTCATCGACGGCCGGCTGTCGATCGAAGCCATCCACGATATCATCTGGTCCGACTTCGTGACCCTTGCCGCGGCTAGGAACACGCCCGAACAGTGA
- a CDS encoding transcriptional repressor: MPTLPQKQLDEVRNIFSAFLKRRNQRQTPERFAVLDEAYATDDHFDADELYIRLKQRGSSVSRATVYNTLELLIDCDLIVRHQFGSNQAKYERAYSYWQHDHLICMDCNELFEFCDPRLQGVQEMIADIFKFDIKHHSLNLYGHCRRDQCPNKAV; encoded by the coding sequence ATGCCCACGCTTCCTCAAAAACAGCTCGACGAAGTGCGCAATATCTTCAGCGCATTTCTCAAGCGGCGCAACCAGCGGCAAACCCCGGAGCGATTCGCCGTGCTCGACGAGGCGTATGCTACCGACGACCATTTTGATGCGGACGAGCTGTACATCCGGCTCAAGCAGCGGGGGTCGAGCGTCAGCCGGGCCACGGTGTACAACACGCTCGAGCTACTGATCGACTGCGACCTGATCGTCCGCCACCAGTTCGGCTCCAACCAGGCGAAATACGAGCGCGCGTACAGTTACTGGCAGCACGATCACCTGATCTGCATGGATTGCAACGAGCTGTTCGAGTTCTGCGATCCACGGCTTCAGGGCGTCCAGGAAATGATCGCCGATATCTTCAAATTTGATATAAAGCATCATTCGCTGAACCTCTATGGCCATTGCCGGCGCGATCAATGCCCGAACAAGGCGGTCTAG
- the pyrR gene encoding bifunctional pyr operon transcriptional regulator/uracil phosphoribosyltransferase PyrR produces MARTLILPAQRVRRTIERLACEVIEHNRGIDNLIILGVRSGGTALADALAAQIRFVTAASGKEVPVEHLDISGFRDDRARVTPAPLPASRQTLLDDKDVVLVDDVLFTGRTSRAALDAIVQMGRPRSIQLLVLVDRGHREYPIQANFVGRVIQTKHKEQVVVDVEEGFAIYVEE; encoded by the coding sequence ATGGCGCGAACCCTGATACTTCCCGCGCAACGCGTACGGCGCACCATCGAGCGCCTGGCCTGCGAGGTGATCGAGCATAACAGAGGTATCGACAACCTGATCATCCTGGGTGTGCGTAGCGGCGGAACGGCGCTTGCCGATGCGCTGGCGGCCCAGATTCGCTTCGTCACGGCCGCTTCAGGTAAAGAGGTTCCTGTCGAACATCTCGACATCAGCGGGTTCCGGGACGATCGCGCGCGCGTGACCCCCGCACCGCTTCCCGCCTCCAGGCAAACCCTGCTCGACGATAAAGACGTTGTGCTCGTCGACGATGTGCTCTTCACCGGCCGAACCTCGCGCGCCGCGCTCGATGCCATCGTGCAGATGGGGCGTCCCCGGTCCATTCAGCTGCTCGTCCTGGTCGATCGAGGGCATCGTGAATACCCAATCCAGGCCAACTTCGTCGGCCGGGTGATCCAGACCAAGCACAAGGAACAGGTGGTCGTGGACGTCGAGGAGGGGTTCGCGATTTACGTGGAGGAATAG